A stretch of Desulfurivibrio alkaliphilus AHT 2 DNA encodes these proteins:
- the metG gene encoding methionine--tRNA ligase, which produces MTLYLTTPIFYVNAQPHLGHAYTAVVADTVSRFNRLDGREVFLQTGTDEHGDKIAQAAATAGTEARDYVDRISAMFRAAWPPLLVEPDNFIRTTDPHHVAVVQQILQKVYDRGDIYFSDYDGLYCKGCERFLTEKELVDGKCPDHLTAPEQVAEQNYFFAMSRYQQWLIDHIKANPEFITPERYRNEVLSFLSEPLEDLCISRPVSRLAWGIPLPFDQRFVTYVWFDALINYVSGIGYPDGPDFARRWAGAEHLIAKDILKPHAIFWPTMLKAMGLEPYRRLHVHGYWNVGETKMSKSIGNVVRPEEMVAAFGADTIRYFLLREMSFGLDSSYSDEAVLARRNSDLANDLGNLFARSLTMVKNFADSQVPAPGPLNDEDRELRDAALAMLAEYRRQMQAWSFRQALEAVWEVIGRANRYIVHNAPWELAKDPAQAQRLATVLNTLLETLRCITCALKPVMPAAAGKMSLALGLPPEGRLAEQQSWGLLPVGNTVTLGENMFPRIKAPGKK; this is translated from the coding sequence ATGACCCTTTATCTGACCACGCCGATTTTCTACGTTAACGCCCAACCCCACCTCGGCCACGCCTACACGGCGGTGGTGGCGGATACCGTGAGCCGCTTTAACCGGCTGGACGGCCGAGAGGTCTTTTTGCAGACCGGCACCGACGAGCACGGCGACAAGATCGCCCAGGCAGCCGCCACCGCCGGCACCGAAGCAAGGGACTACGTGGACCGGATCAGCGCCATGTTCCGGGCGGCCTGGCCGCCGCTGCTGGTGGAACCGGACAACTTCATCCGCACCACCGACCCCCACCACGTCGCCGTGGTGCAGCAGATTCTGCAAAAGGTTTACGACCGGGGCGACATCTATTTCAGCGATTATGACGGCCTTTACTGCAAAGGCTGTGAGCGGTTCCTGACCGAAAAGGAATTGGTCGACGGCAAATGCCCCGATCATCTCACCGCCCCGGAGCAGGTGGCCGAGCAAAACTACTTTTTCGCCATGAGCCGCTACCAGCAATGGCTCATCGACCACATCAAGGCCAACCCGGAGTTCATCACCCCGGAGCGCTACCGCAACGAGGTGCTCTCCTTTTTGAGCGAGCCCCTGGAAGACCTCTGCATCTCCCGGCCGGTCAGCCGGCTGGCGTGGGGGATTCCCCTGCCCTTTGACCAGCGTTTCGTTACTTATGTCTGGTTCGACGCCCTGATTAACTACGTCAGCGGCATCGGCTACCCCGACGGCCCCGACTTTGCCCGGCGCTGGGCCGGGGCCGAGCACCTGATCGCCAAGGACATTTTAAAACCCCATGCCATTTTCTGGCCCACCATGCTCAAGGCCATGGGACTGGAGCCTTACCGCCGGCTGCATGTGCACGGCTACTGGAACGTGGGTGAGACCAAGATGTCCAAAAGCATCGGCAACGTGGTGCGCCCCGAAGAGATGGTGGCCGCCTTCGGCGCCGACACCATCCGTTATTTTCTGCTGCGGGAGATGTCTTTCGGGCTTGATTCTTCCTACTCCGACGAGGCGGTGCTGGCCCGCCGCAACTCGGATCTGGCCAACGACCTGGGCAACCTCTTTGCCCGCAGCTTGACCATGGTGAAAAACTTTGCCGACTCCCAGGTGCCCGCCCCGGGACCCTTGAACGACGAGGATCGGGAGTTGCGGGACGCCGCCCTGGCGATGCTGGCGGAGTACCGCCGGCAAATGCAGGCCTGGTCCTTCCGCCAGGCCCTGGAGGCGGTCTGGGAAGTGATCGGCCGCGCCAATCGTTATATCGTGCATAACGCCCCCTGGGAATTGGCCAAGGATCCGGCCCAGGCCCAACGCCTGGCCACGGTGCTCAACACCCTGCTGGAAACCCTGCGCTGCATCACCTGCGCCTTGAAGCCGGTAATGCCGGCGGCGGCGGGCAAAATGTCGCTTGCTTTAGGCCTGCCGCCGGAAGGCCGGCTGGCCGAACAGCAGTCCTGGGGCTTGCTGCCGGTGGGCAACACCGTTACCCTGGGGGAAAACATGTTTCCCCGGATAAAGGCGCCCGGCAAAAAATAA
- a CDS encoding YggT family protein → MFIISNFLNALAGVINIVFSVYIWVILGRVIISWVNADQYNPIVRFLYEITEPPLRVIRRYLPVMGGFDFAPLVLIMGIIFLQSFLVPTLQQLARALG, encoded by the coding sequence ATGTTTATTATCAGCAACTTTCTTAACGCCCTGGCCGGGGTGATCAATATCGTTTTCAGCGTTTACATCTGGGTGATTCTGGGCCGGGTGATTATCTCCTGGGTCAATGCCGACCAGTACAACCCCATTGTTCGTTTTCTCTACGAGATCACCGAACCGCCGTTGCGGGTCATCCGCCGTTACCTGCCGGTGATGGGCGGTTTTGACTTTGCCCCCCTGGTGTTGATTATGGGCATCATCTTTTTGCAAAGCTTCCTGGTCCCAACCCTGCAGCAGCTTGCCCGGGCCTTGGGGTAA
- a CDS encoding DivIVA domain-containing protein encodes MLDHQDIQNQQFHVRFRGFDTEEVDDFLEQVAATVQKLSEENKELKERLEAAERRVAAYKRQEKSSMSAILSAQNVAQEMKEKAREEAREVLAKARQEAKELEESASREISDLERELDRLRAIKDQVKDEVRGVLESYLSKLDAEPAGRPAAPSRDTTAEPKAAVADKPAPAVGPAVAAGAAAAATGTSDLYQHIELTDDMLPPLKEDAPAAGEPEVIEDLSTEDFTPEDLTGDDLPTTGIFETGAGEEVSSDNGTTLPDLDGDLVFSLEDPLDDEEESGQEAGDQGLEPMISLEDEPEQSPQKP; translated from the coding sequence ATGCTTGACCACCAAGACATCCAAAACCAGCAGTTTCATGTGCGTTTCCGTGGCTTCGACACTGAAGAGGTAGACGACTTCCTGGAACAGGTGGCGGCCACGGTACAGAAACTCAGCGAGGAAAACAAGGAGCTGAAGGAACGGCTGGAAGCCGCCGAGCGCCGGGTGGCGGCCTACAAGCGCCAGGAAAAATCATCCATGAGCGCCATTCTGTCGGCCCAGAACGTGGCCCAGGAGATGAAGGAAAAGGCCCGGGAAGAGGCCCGCGAGGTGCTGGCCAAGGCCCGCCAGGAGGCCAAGGAACTGGAGGAAAGCGCCAGCCGGGAAATTTCAGACCTGGAGCGTGAACTGGATCGCCTGCGGGCCATCAAGGATCAGGTGAAAGATGAGGTGCGGGGGGTGCTCGAATCATACCTGTCCAAACTTGACGCAGAACCCGCCGGCCGGCCGGCCGCTCCATCGCGGGACACCACGGCGGAGCCCAAGGCGGCCGTTGCCGACAAGCCGGCCCCGGCGGTCGGCCCGGCAGTAGCGGCAGGTGCGGCGGCGGCAGCAACCGGGACCAGTGATCTTTATCAGCACATCGAACTCACCGACGATATGTTGCCCCCACTGAAAGAGGACGCCCCGGCCGCCGGCGAACCGGAGGTCATCGAAGACCTTTCCACCGAGGATTTTACCCCCGAGGACCTTACCGGCGACGACCTTCCAACCACCGGCATCTTTGAAACCGGGGCCGGGGAGGAGGTGAGCAGCGACAACGGCACCACCCTGCCCGACCTTGACGGCGATCTGGTCTTCAGCCTGGAAGACCCGCTGGACGATGAAGAGGAGAGCGGCCAAGAGGCAGGTGACCAGGGCCTGGAACCGATGATCAGCCTCGAGGATGAACCGGAGCAGTCGCCGCAAAAGCCGTAA
- the mutS gene encoding DNA mismatch repair protein MutS → MKITPMLQQYLEIKNQHSEAILFYRMGDFYEMFFDDAVEAARILGITLTARGNKGDEEKIPMCGVPYHSASSYLARLIKAGKRVAICEQMEDPAQAKGLVRREVVRVVSPGLVLEEQLLEDKENLYLAAITRHDKLFGLSLLDLSTGEFAAGEFGTTEELLDELNRLNPSEILLPAADELHEGPGDGNPGAGLLLSAELAARLPHCCLTSHPATAFQPPRGRELLLEHFQTTSLAGFGCEHFQAGLGAAGALLAYLQETQKSALSHLEKLRPIEQEHVLLLDEATRRNLELTTSISDGRRDGSLLAALDLTRTPMGARQLKKSLLSPLKDVEAINRRLDAVEQLLTEQELGRQLDEALAAIYDLERLNSRAVLGRANARDLSALGVSLGRLPLIRQLLASQPGLLGQLGQQIDELADLHQLLTSAIRDDAPVGLREGNLIRPGFNAELDELVAMQRDGKQLIAGLEARERERTGIANLKVGYNKVFGYYLEVSRGKLAEVPEDFIRKQTLVNAERFITPELKEFESKVSGAEEKRLELEYRLFCQIREQVAAAGSRIMQSAGCLAMIDLLAALARGAARFNYVRPVVNAGEEIRIVEGRHPVIERNLPPGRFVPNDVHLDQDSKEVMIITGPNMAGKSTVLRQTALIVLMAQMGGFVPAAEAGIGVVDRIFTRVGAMDDLRRGQSTFMVEMNETANILNNATPQSLVILDEIGRGTSTFDGLAIAWAVAEALVQKGGKGVKTMFATHYHELTELAATEPRIHNFHIAVREWNDTIVFLHKLLPGGVSRSYGIQVAALAGVPATVVARAKELLHNIEQGEFTRQGQPRIAVGAQKTAAPGETGKPSQLRLFAEDDPLRRRLEEINPDNLAPLEALKLLYELKQMP, encoded by the coding sequence ATGAAAATCACCCCCATGCTCCAGCAGTATCTGGAGATTAAAAATCAGCACTCCGAAGCCATCTTGTTTTACCGGATGGGCGACTTCTACGAGATGTTCTTCGACGACGCCGTGGAAGCCGCCAGAATTTTGGGGATCACCCTCACCGCCCGGGGCAACAAAGGCGACGAGGAGAAGATTCCCATGTGCGGGGTGCCCTACCACTCCGCCTCCTCCTATCTGGCACGCTTGATCAAGGCCGGCAAACGGGTGGCGATCTGCGAGCAGATGGAGGACCCCGCCCAGGCCAAGGGCCTGGTCCGGCGCGAGGTGGTACGGGTGGTCAGCCCCGGCCTGGTGCTGGAAGAGCAACTGCTGGAGGACAAGGAAAACCTTTACCTGGCCGCGATCACCAGGCACGACAAGCTCTTTGGGCTGAGCCTGCTGGATCTTTCCACCGGCGAGTTCGCCGCCGGAGAATTCGGCACCACAGAAGAGCTGCTGGATGAATTGAACCGGCTGAACCCTTCGGAAATTTTGCTGCCCGCCGCCGATGAGCTTCATGAAGGGCCGGGCGACGGCAATCCCGGCGCTGGTTTACTTCTCAGTGCAGAGCTCGCCGCCCGCCTGCCCCACTGCTGCCTCACCTCTCACCCGGCCACGGCCTTTCAACCTCCACGGGGCCGTGAACTGCTGCTGGAACATTTTCAAACCACCAGCCTGGCTGGTTTCGGCTGCGAGCATTTTCAGGCCGGGCTGGGCGCCGCCGGGGCCCTGCTGGCTTACCTGCAGGAGACCCAGAAAAGCGCCTTAAGCCACCTGGAAAAACTGCGGCCCATCGAACAGGAGCATGTTTTGCTGCTGGACGAGGCCACCCGCCGCAACCTGGAGCTTACCACTTCCATCAGCGACGGTCGCCGGGATGGCTCCCTGCTGGCGGCCCTGGATCTTACCCGCACCCCCATGGGGGCGCGGCAGTTGAAAAAAAGCCTGCTTTCCCCCTTAAAAGATGTCGAGGCCATCAACCGGCGGTTGGACGCGGTGGAGCAACTGCTGACCGAGCAGGAGCTGGGGCGGCAACTGGATGAGGCTTTAGCTGCCATCTACGATCTCGAACGGCTCAACAGCCGGGCGGTGCTGGGTCGGGCCAATGCCCGGGATCTTAGCGCCCTGGGCGTTTCTTTAGGCCGCTTGCCCCTGATCCGGCAACTGCTGGCCTCACAGCCAGGGCTTTTGGGGCAGCTGGGGCAACAGATCGATGAACTGGCCGACTTGCACCAGTTGCTCACCTCCGCCATCCGCGATGACGCCCCGGTGGGGTTGCGGGAGGGCAACCTGATCCGCCCGGGCTTTAACGCCGAGCTTGATGAGCTGGTTGCCATGCAACGGGACGGCAAGCAGCTCATCGCCGGACTGGAGGCCCGGGAGCGGGAACGCACCGGTATTGCCAACCTTAAGGTGGGTTACAACAAGGTTTTCGGTTACTACCTGGAAGTCAGCCGAGGCAAGCTGGCGGAAGTGCCGGAAGACTTCATCCGCAAGCAGACGCTGGTCAACGCCGAGCGCTTCATTACCCCGGAGCTCAAGGAGTTTGAAAGCAAGGTCAGCGGCGCCGAGGAAAAGCGCCTTGAGCTTGAATACCGCCTGTTTTGCCAAATCCGCGAGCAGGTGGCGGCGGCGGGGTCGCGCATTATGCAAAGCGCCGGCTGCCTGGCGATGATCGACCTGCTGGCCGCTCTGGCCCGGGGCGCGGCGCGCTTCAATTACGTTCGCCCGGTGGTTAACGCCGGCGAGGAAATCAGGATCGTTGAAGGGCGCCATCCGGTGATTGAGCGGAACTTGCCACCGGGTCGCTTTGTCCCCAATGATGTCCACCTGGACCAGGACAGCAAAGAGGTGATGATCATCACCGGGCCCAACATGGCGGGCAAATCCACGGTGCTGCGCCAGACCGCCCTGATCGTGCTGATGGCCCAGATGGGCGGCTTCGTGCCGGCCGCCGAGGCCGGCATCGGGGTGGTGGACAGGATCTTCACCCGGGTGGGAGCTATGGATGATTTGCGCCGGGGGCAATCCACCTTCATGGTGGAGATGAACGAGACCGCCAACATCCTAAACAACGCCACCCCGCAAAGCCTGGTAATTTTAGATGAAATCGGCCGGGGCACCTCCACCTTCGACGGCCTGGCCATCGCCTGGGCGGTGGCCGAGGCCCTGGTGCAGAAGGGCGGCAAGGGGGTCAAGACCATGTTTGCCACCCATTACCACGAGCTGACCGAACTGGCGGCCACCGAACCGCGGATTCACAACTTCCATATCGCGGTGCGGGAATGGAACGACACCATTGTCTTTCTCCATAAGCTGCTGCCCGGCGGGGTCAGCCGCAGCTACGGCATCCAGGTGGCGGCGCTGGCCGGGGTGCCGGCAACAGTGGTTGCCAGAGCCAAGGAGTTGTTGCATAATATCGAGCAGGGTGAGTTCACCCGCCAGGGCCAACCCCGGATCGCCGTCGGGGCCCAAAAAACCGCCGCTCCCGGTGAGACCGGCAAACCCAGCCAGTTGCGGCTGTTTGCCGAAGACGACCCGCTGCGCCGCCGGCTTGAGGAGATCAACCCGGACAACCTGGCGCCGCTGGAGGCCTTGAAACTTCTTTACGAGTTGAAGCAGATGCCATGA